The stretch of DNA TCTACCTGGCGCTCCGGTTGAAGGTCCTTGGGGCCCTGATGGAACCGTCGCGAATTCCCGGAGTGGACAATCTTCTGGCGCATTCGCCGGCGGGAACCCGCGTCATGACGGCGTTTTCCCTGTGCGCCCGCTATCTGGGTCTCTTCCTCTTCCCGCGACAGCTCTCCGCCGACTACTCGGCGCGCCAGATCGAGCCGGTCTCCGGTATGGGCGACCCGGCGGTCTGGCTCGGGATGCTCGTGGTGATGGGATTTGTCCTGGTCGTCGCCGGCCTCCGGCGCCGGCTGGCCCCCCTCTCGTGGGGACTCGGATTCGCGGGCGCCTCCTTCGTGCTGGTGTCGAACCTGCTCTTCCCCATCGGGACGATCTTTGCGGAGCGGCTCCTCTATCTTCCTCTCCTGGGTCTTTGCACCGCCGCCGCCTTCCTCGCCTCGATCGCTGCCGACAAGCGGCCGCGGACGACGGCCGCGGCCGCCGCCGCGCTGCTGGTTCTCCTCGGTTCGCGAACCTGGCTGAGGAACCGGGACTGGCGCGATGACTTTTCTCTCTTCAGCGCGGCGGCGCGGGTCAGTCCGCGCAGCGCGCGGGTCCGATACAATCTCGGGAACGCCTTCCGCCGCCGGGGAAACCTGGCGGAGGCCGAGGACAACTACCGAGCCAGCCTGGCGCAGTATCCGGGATTCGAGGCGGCGCAGAAGAATCTGGGCGTCGTCCTGATCGATCGGGGAAGGGGAGAGGAGGCCGTCGACCTTTTCCGGCAGGCGCTGGCGCGCTCCCCCGCCGATGGGTCGCTGCACAACAATCTGGGGAACGCCTATAGGAGTCTGGGGCGGAACGCCGAGGCGGAGGCGGAGTATCTCCGGGCTCTCGAGCTGAACCCCGATTTCGCCGATTCCCACAACAACCTCGGGACGATCTTCCACGAGCGGGGGGATTGGTCGCGGGCCGAATCGGAGTATCGCAACGCGACGCGTCTCGACCCGGCCCGGGACTCCTTCCGGATCAACCTCGGGAACCTCCTCCTCCAGCGGGGAGAAGCTTCACGAGCCGAATCGGCGTTCCGCGAGACGGCGGTGAGGAACCCCTCCCTGGCGCCGGCGCGGCGGGGCCTCGGCGAGGCGCTGCTTGCGGAGGGAAGGACGGAGGAGGCCGAGCGGGAGCTTTCCCTTTCCCTGAAGCTGGATCCCGGCCAATGGGAGGCTCCGGCTCTGCTCGGGTATCTGCACCAACGCCGGGGCGATCCGGACCGCGCCATCGATTTTTATAGGAGATCTCTGGCCCGGAAACCGGATCAGGTCGAATTGCACCAGAACCTGGGGATGCTGTATGCGACACGGCCCGGATCGCGCCGGCAGGCCCTCGAACACCTGCGCCAATGCCTGGCGCTCTCCCCGCCGCCGGCCGTGGAGGCGCAGGTCAAGAAGCTCGTCGAGGAGCTGGAGAAACGGGAAGAATCGGCGCCTTGATTCCTACTTACCCCCGCTGGAGGCCGTCTTGGCTCCCGTCAGCTCCGCGTCGATCATCCTCTTGAAGCCCTCCAGGCTGCGATCGTTGACCTTGCGCCCGTTCAGATAAAGCGAAGGCGTGCCCGTGACGGCGGCATCCGCGCCGTCCCGGAGGTCTTTGGCGATAATCTGCTCGAGGGCCGGATCCTTCATGGTCTTCTCGAACAACGGGACGTTCAGACCAATCTGCTTGGCGAACTCGCTGAACCGGAGCTTTCCCTGCGCGTCGGCCATCGAGGCCTGGTTCTCGAAGATCTTGTCGTGCATCTCCCAGAACTTTCCTTGCTTCATTGCGGCGAGAGAGGCCAGGGCAGCCGGACGGGCGTTCTGGTGGAACGAAAGGGGATACTGCTTGAACACCAGCTTGACCTGCTTGGGATAGGCGTCGAGCACCTGCTTGAGAAGAGGCTCGACCCTCGCACAGTAGGGGCACTGGTAATCGGAGAACAGGACGATGGTGACCTTGGCGCTCTTGGGGCCGCGCACGGGCGAGCCGAGGGTATCGATCTTGTAAACTTTGTTGGGATCCTCCTGGGCGCCGGGCGCCGGGGACGGGGGCGCGGCAGCCAGCTTCGCCAGCGACGCGGCAAGGTTGCTCTGCACCGTCGAGCGATCCTTGCCCGCCTTGACGTCCTGGACGACTTGCTGGGCAAGCGGCAGGCTCTTGCCACAGTGGGGATCCTTCACTCGACACTCCGCCAACGTCATCCCGCAGCCACAGTTGCATCGATTGCCGTTGAGGATTTCGGTGGCCATAGTGACTTGTTGGGGTGTCATCCCGGTGAAGTCCACGCCGTTCATGGGCGTGCCGCCGGGGGCGGGAGCTGGATTCTCCGCAGCGGGGCTGGAAGCGGCGAAGCCAAAGAGGGCAAGAACGACCGCGCCGAGGGCCAAGAATATCGTCGATCGCTTTGGTGCCATGGAGACAATCTCCGATTGGGTTGGTATTCAGATCAATGGGTGGCCTTCATTATAGGTTTCCCCACCCAAAAGTCAAAGGGAAAGAGCCGGGGAACCCGCTGAAATCGGCGCTTTGGGGCGCTCCGGCTTCCCTCCATGTTCGTGCTATACTGCAGACATCCTGGTCGAGCGAGGAGCGCCCTTGAACCGAACCGGCCGTCCGTCGCCCTGCATGGCTCTTCTTCTGATGATAATGCTCGCGACCGCTCTCGTGGCCGAAGAAGAGAAGGCTGCCCCCGGTGCTCTCCCCGAGGTGTCGTCGCCCTGGCGCACGCAGGATTTCGTGGCGCCGCTCGAAAAGGTCCGGAGCGAGCTTCTGGCGATGGCGACCGAGGACGGTTTGACCGTCCAGGAGGGGGACAAGGAGGAAAAAAAGGAGGGTCGCTTCAAAACCGACCTGGTCGAATTCGACAGCAATCGCTTTGGCGTCGACGTCTCAATCCCTCCTCCCAAAGCCAGCCCGAAGTACCCGTTCTTCCAGCTGAACCAGATGACTGCGGGCCGCTACGGGCTCGAGGGCCGGGTATGGAGCCTTTCCCCGACGCAGGTCCGCGTCGATCTCCGGGCGCTGCTGGAGATCCGGGGAATGGACCAGAAGGTGCGCACTCTGCGCTGGGTTCCCCGGCTCTCCAACGGCGAAATCGAATCGAACTATTTCACGCGCCTCTCCCAACGCCTGCTGAAGGCGGCGAACGAAGGCTCCTCGCCGAGGTGATCGCCCTTGGCGCCCGTTCTTCCTTTCCGCGCGCTCCTTTATCACCCGCGATTCGGTCCCGAAATGGGGAGAATCGTCGCCCCTCCCTACGACGTCATCGGCGAGAATCAGCGTAGCGAGCTCGAAAGCTCCCATCCGAAGAACGTCGTCCGCCTGATCCTTCCCGGGGAGGCGGGCCGTGAGGGCGATGGCACGTTCTATGCGGGCGCGGCCGGGCTGTTGAAGAAGTGGCGGGAGGAAGGGACCTTGCAGCAGGATCCCGGAGCCTGCCTGTATCCCTATCGCCAGACGTTCCGGGGTCCCGACGGCTCGGAGTCCTCCCGCCTCGGGTTTTTCGGAGCGCTGGAGATGGAGGAAGCTCGCCAGGGGGCTCCGCTGCCGCACGAGAAGACGCTCGAAGGGCCCCGGCGGGATAGGACCCGGCTCATCGCCGCATGCCGCGCCAACTTGAGCCCGATATTCCTCATCCATCCCGATGAAAGCGGACGGGTCGGCTCGAGTCTGGAGGGCGCCGCCACCCGACCGGCGTTGTTTCGTTTCTCGGATCCGCAGGGCGTCACGCACGAGCTCTGGCGCCTGGACGATCGGGCGTCGATCGATGAAATTCGCAGCGCTATGGGGGGCGACTGGACGCTGATCGCCGACGGCCATCACCGTTACGAGTCGGCGCAGGCGGTGATGCGGGATTTCCCTGAAGAGGCGGGGGCCCGGCGGGTTCTCGCCTTTTTCTGCAGCCTCAAGGATCGGGGTTTCCGAATCTTTCCGATCCATCGGCTCGTCCGCTCGCTCGACGCGGCAAGGGCGGCCGACCTGCGCCGGAGCTTGACGGAGAGGATGACGGCGACGGCGCTTCCGGCCGGGGCCGATCCGGAGGATCTGCTCTTAATGCTCCGTAAGGGCGGCGAAGGAACCTTCGGAGCCGTGTTGCCGGCCGGCCCGCCTCTGATCTTGAAGAGCAGGCCTTCTCCCGCGCCCGGCGCCGGCCCCGCCTTGGAGGACCTGGACACGGTCGTGCTCCAGCGCGAGGTTCTTTCCGGGATTCTCGGAATCTCGCCGGCGGACGCGGAGAGGGGGGCTGTCGGCTTCACGCCCGACGCCCGGGAAGCGTTCCGGCAGGTCCGCCAGGGCGAAGCGGCGGCCGCTTTCCTGTTGAACCCTCTCCGGATCGACTCGGTGATTCGGGCGGCTCGATCGGGCCTCCGCCTGCCGCAGAAAAGCACCTACTTCTTCCCGAAGGTATTCACCGGGCTCGTCATCCGTCCCTTCGAGTCATGACCTCGCTCGATCGGGTGGAGTCAAGGGAGAGATGCGCCTCAGATCTTCCACGATGGGAGGAAGAATTCGCGCCGCTTCGTCCGCGTCCTCCTCGCGGTTGAACGCGCCGAAGCTGAAGTGCACGGAGCCGCGGCCCAGGACGGCGTCGATCCGCATCGCCTTGAGCACGTGGGACTCCTTGTAAGCCTCCCGCGTGCAGGCCGATCCGCTTCCGGCCAGAACCCCCTCATCGCTGAGACGTCCCACGACCGCCTCTCCCTCCACGTAGCGAACGCAAAGACTGAGGTGCCCCGGAATCCGCCGTCGAGGATCTCCGGTGGGCACCCACTCCAGGAGGGAGGTCTGCAGCAGACCGCGCAATCGATCCGCGCAGGCTCGGAGCCGGCGCTCCCGCGCCGGAGCTTCCTGCCGCGCCAGGCGCGCGGCCGCCCCGAAGCCCGCCGCCAGGGACGCTGAGGAAGTGCCGGCGCGCCAGCCCCCCTCCTGCGTCCCTCCCTCCTCCTGCGGGCGCAGCCGAACGCCTTTTCGCACGATCAACGCAGCGATCCCCTTGGGGCCGTGGAACAGGTGGGGCGCCAGGGTGAGGAGGTGAATCGGGGCCCGCGCCCAGATTCCCGGAAGGATTCCCGCCGTGGCGGTCGCATCGGTGTGGAACAAGGCCCCGGCGGCTTCGGCGAGCGCCGCCGCCTCCTCCACGGGCTGAAGAGTTCCCACTTCGGGATTTCCATGCATCACGGAAACCAGGGTCGGGGGCTCCTTCAAGGCGGCCGCCAGAGCTTCGAGGTCGAGGCGACCCTGGGAGTCGACTGGCAGCTCGACGCTCTGGATTCCTTCGGAGGCGAGACTCCTGGCCGGATGAATGACCGACGGGTGCTCGACGGCCGAGAGAAGGAGCTTGCTTCCCCTGCGGTTGCGGGCCCGGCAGATCCCCTTCAACGCGAGGTTGTTCGCCTCGGTCGCGGAGGAGGTGAAGACCACTTCGTCGTCGCGGCATCCCACCAGAGCGGCCACGCCGGCGCGGGACTCCTCGAGGATGGCGAGGGCCGCTTTTCCTGCCCGATGAGGTGCGGCCGGGTTGGCGTACATCTCCGCCAGGTGAGGCAGCATAACCGCCGTGACTCGCGGATCGAGACGCGTGGTGCTGACATTGTCCAGGTAGAGCGATCGGGAAAGCATTCAACCTCGCGTCGCGGGACGGGCGAGAAATTATAGCAGCACAGGAGTTTTGGAGCAGCGGCGGGGCGCTTTTCCGCGAACAGGATAGCCCTCTTGACCGGCCGCCCACCGGAACTGGAAATCAAGCGCGAGAGGGGATTTAGCTGTTGACAACGGCGTTTTTGGAGGTATTAACGTGTCCAGATTCGAGCGCGTCTGCAAAGACAGTTGACGGAAGCAGGGATTCTCGTGGGGGAAGAGGAGACTTGCGGAGTCGGCGTCGGCCCGCGGTTCGGGCACTTCCAGGTCATGGGCGGCCCATGGGGGGTTCACGACGAGAGGATCGGGGCGAGGGAGGAAACGATGATGAGCATTTTCCGGAAGCTGCTGGCGGCCTGGACCATGGTCGTATTCGGCTTGGCGGCGGGGCAAGTCCTCGCGGGCGGGCCAGAGCAGCACAGGACCGCCCGGCGGGTGGCCCAGGGAAGCACGACGGAGCCGGCGCCGCCGCTGTCGCTGGACGTGAAATTGACGAATCTGCAGAAGAACAGCTCGGGAGGTGTCGCCACGATCTCGCTCGACGCCAGCTCGACCGTCGTGCTGGAGGGGGTGAGCGTTTCCATGAACCTCCCCGACGGGGTGATATTCAGCGACGGCTCGCGCTCCAAGAGCTGGACCTTCGACCTGGCGGCCGGCGGGACGCTCAAGATCCCGGCGGACCTCCTGGTATCCGCCGACGGGAAATACGTCGTCTCGGCGGAGGCCATCAGCAGCTACAAGGCCAAGCCGGTCCATCGTGGCTCGTCGCTCAAACTCCTCGTGGGAGTGCAGGAAAAGACGCCGCCCTCCAAGGACGG from Candidatus Polarisedimenticolia bacterium encodes:
- a CDS encoding DUF1015 domain-containing protein yields the protein MAPVLPFRALLYHPRFGPEMGRIVAPPYDVIGENQRSELESSHPKNVVRLILPGEAGREGDGTFYAGAAGLLKKWREEGTLQQDPGACLYPYRQTFRGPDGSESSRLGFFGALEMEEARQGAPLPHEKTLEGPRRDRTRLIAACRANLSPIFLIHPDESGRVGSSLEGAATRPALFRFSDPQGVTHELWRLDDRASIDEIRSAMGGDWTLIADGHHRYESAQAVMRDFPEEAGARRVLAFFCSLKDRGFRIFPIHRLVRSLDAARAADLRRSLTERMTATALPAGADPEDLLLMLRKGGEGTFGAVLPAGPPLILKSRPSPAPGAGPALEDLDTVVLQREVLSGILGISPADAERGAVGFTPDAREAFRQVRQGEAAAAFLLNPLRIDSVIRAARSGLRLPQKSTYFFPKVFTGLVIRPFES
- a CDS encoding cysteine desulfurase family protein — encoded protein: MLSRSLYLDNVSTTRLDPRVTAVMLPHLAEMYANPAAPHRAGKAALAILEESRAGVAALVGCRDDEVVFTSSATEANNLALKGICRARNRRGSKLLLSAVEHPSVIHPARSLASEGIQSVELPVDSQGRLDLEALAAALKEPPTLVSVMHGNPEVGTLQPVEEAAALAEAAGALFHTDATATAGILPGIWARAPIHLLTLAPHLFHGPKGIAALIVRKGVRLRPQEEGGTQEGGWRAGTSSASLAAGFGAAARLARQEAPARERRLRACADRLRGLLQTSLLEWVPTGDPRRRIPGHLSLCVRYVEGEAVVGRLSDEGVLAGSGSACTREAYKESHVLKAMRIDAVLGRGSVHFSFGAFNREEDADEAARILPPIVEDLRRISPLTPPDRARS
- a CDS encoding thioredoxin domain-containing protein, producing the protein MKDPHCGKSLPLAQQVVQDVKAGKDRSTVQSNLAASLAKLAAAPPSPAPGAQEDPNKVYKIDTLGSPVRGPKSAKVTIVLFSDYQCPYCARVEPLLKQVLDAYPKQVKLVFKQYPLSFHQNARPAALASLAAMKQGKFWEMHDKIFENQASMADAQGKLRFSEFAKQIGLNVPLFEKTMKDPALEQIIAKDLRDGADAAVTGTPSLYLNGRKVNDRSLEGFKRMIDAELTGAKTASSGGK
- a CDS encoding tetratricopeptide repeat protein; protein product: MSRRPSSQTSAPPDPRTLLRCLLVFALAVVAYSNTLRNGFVFDDRILIQRNPQLRSAEGMGQLFVSPYWTGEGRTNRLYRPLTAFSFALNYRLGDSPFGFHLINALLHGCVSVLGLLLVLRLFGHPGMASLAAALFAVHPVQSESVAGLVGRAEILSALFVVGALLLDRRVSLHRSVTRAASMLLFFLALLSKENALAYPALLIGTDLLLGRPQDLSARSRRGEYLAVAGVAAIYLALRLKVLGALMEPSRIPGVDNLLAHSPAGTRVMTAFSLCARYLGLFLFPRQLSADYSARQIEPVSGMGDPAVWLGMLVVMGFVLVVAGLRRRLAPLSWGLGFAGASFVLVSNLLFPIGTIFAERLLYLPLLGLCTAAAFLASIAADKRPRTTAAAAAALLVLLGSRTWLRNRDWRDDFSLFSAAARVSPRSARVRYNLGNAFRRRGNLAEAEDNYRASLAQYPGFEAAQKNLGVVLIDRGRGEEAVDLFRQALARSPADGSLHNNLGNAYRSLGRNAEAEAEYLRALELNPDFADSHNNLGTIFHERGDWSRAESEYRNATRLDPARDSFRINLGNLLLQRGEASRAESAFRETAVRNPSLAPARRGLGEALLAEGRTEEAERELSLSLKLDPGQWEAPALLGYLHQRRGDPDRAIDFYRRSLARKPDQVELHQNLGMLYATRPGSRRQALEHLRQCLALSPPPAVEAQVKKLVEELEKREESAP